In Xenopus laevis strain J_2021 chromosome 2S, Xenopus_laevis_v10.1, whole genome shotgun sequence, a genomic segment contains:
- the wdr77.S gene encoding methylosome protein 50 (The RefSeq protein has 1 substitution compared to this genomic sequence), translated as MSKGSAWGRPVTAPACMEVQIGAVRYRRDGALLLAASSLSSRTWGGSIWVFKDPEGAPNESLCTAGVQTEAGVTDVAWVSEKGILVASDSGAVELWEILEKESLLVNKFAKYEHDDIVKTLSVFSDGTQAVSGGKDFSVKVWDLSQKAVLKSYNAHSSEVNCVAACPGKDTIFLSCGEDGRILLWDTRKPKPATRIDFCASDTIPTSVTWHPEKDDTFACGDETGNVSLVNIKNPDSAQTSAVHSQNITGLAYSYHSSPFLASISEDCTVAVLDADFSEVFRDLSHRDFVTGVAWSPLDHSKFTTVGWDHKVLHHHLPSEGRTENLIATKAED; from the exons ATGAGCAAAGGGAGCGCCTGGGGTAGGCCGGTCACGGCACCTGCCTGTATGGAGGTCCAGATAGGAGCTGTGAGGTACCGGAGAG ATGGAGCTCTTCTTCTGGCAGCATCTAGCCTGAGCAGCCGCACATGGGGTGGTTCCATATGGGTATTTAAAGACCCCGAAGGGGCTCCTAATGAGAGCCTGTGTACAGCTGGGGTCCAGACTGAAGCTGGTGTGACAGATGTTGCTTGGGTATCAGAAAAAGGAATCCTCGTGGCATCAGATTCTG GTGCTGTGGAACTGTGGGAAATTTTGGAGAAAGAGTCCTTGCTGGTCAATAAATTTGCTAAATACGAGCATGATGACATTGTAAAAACCTTGAGTGTATTTTCTGATGGCGCACAGGCTGTTAGTGGAGGCAAAGATTTCAG tgttAAAGTCTGGGACCTTTCCCAAAAAGCTGTTCTGAAGTCATACAATG CACATTCGAGTGAAGTAAACTGTGTAGCAGCTTGCCCTGGAAAAGACACAATATTTTTATCATGTGGGGAG GATGGAAGGATTTTACTATGGGATACCAGAAAGCCTAAGCCTGCTACTAGAATTG aCTTTTGTGCCTCAGACACCATTCCTACCTCTGTGACGTGGCATCCGGAAAAAGATGATACCTTCGCTTGTG GTGATGAAACTGGGAATGTATCCTTGGTAAATATAAAGAATCCGGACTCTGCTCAAACATCGGCTGTGCATTCCCAGAACATCACAGGGCTGGCATACTCGTATCACAG TTCACCTTTCCTGGCATCCATAAGTGAAGATTGCACTGTGGCCGTCCTTGACGCTGACTTTTCAGAAGT aTTCCGTGACCTTTCTCATCGAGATTTTGTGACCGGTGTGGCCTGGTCACCCCTGGATCATTCTAAATTCACTACAGTTGGGTGGGACCATAAAGTTCTTCATCATCATCTGCCTTCAGAGGGCAGGACGGAGAACCTGATTGCGACAAAAGCGGAAGATTGA
- the tekt1.S gene encoding tektin-1, whose protein sequence is MAKLVQLLPKFLPKEWNIANKTCYVRAESQRSRSERLVAESHRLVDEIEKTTHRSQKDVNKKLDQRLEEIQFWKKELDSKLEDTVNDIAQLLAFKIRLEKALESCKEPLSIAQQCLIEREKRVGIDLVHDEAERELIKEVEVIQGVMTLLERTIEQITEQIRMSRSAKYSLEKDLKDKFQALKIDNHCTTLTNNSPDIDYSPNNVRIEANSVTPIEWEDFTNTNILKAEKQRNNAILLRSLIDGILSETASDMRKQCDTVNCSLRNRILETKDSKNKLEEHLAKVMDEISSQEKNIGILRKAIADKEGPMKVAQTRLDTRTLRPNVELCRDPVQYRLINEVQEITTNVERLRQTLSQAEAELKALNRNQLSLEEEIQVKENSIYIDEVICMQMREAISINAF, encoded by the exons ATGGCTAAGCTGGTCCAGCTCCTGCCAAAGTTCCTTCCTAAAGAATGGAATATTGCTAACAAGACATGTTATGTCAGAGCGGAGTCCCAAAGATCCAGATCAGAGAGATTGGTCGCAGAAAGCCATAGATTAGTTGATGAAATTGAAAAGACAACTCATAGATCTCAAAAGGATGTCAACAAAAAACTAG ATCAAAGGTTGGAGGAGATACAGTTCTGGAAGAAGGAGTTAGACAGCAAACTTGAAGACACAGTTAATGATATAGCACAGCTGTTGGCATTTAAGATCCGCCTTGAAAAAGCTCTTGAAAGCTGCAAGGAACCCTTGTCTATAGCACAACAATGTCTAATAGAACG agagaaaagagtTGGCATTGACTTGGTTCATGATGAAGCAGAACGGGAACTCATCAAAGAAGTAGAAGTGATTCAAGGAGTAATGACTTTACTAGAGCGCACAATAGAACAAATTACAGAGCAAATCAG GATGAGCCGTTCAGCTAAATATTCCCTGGAGAAAGACCTAAAAGACAAATTCCAAGCACTTAAAATTGATAACCACTGCACTACTTTAACAAACAACAGTCCTGACATCGACTACAGTCCTAATAATGTGAGAATCGAAGCAAA ttctgtaaCACCCATTGAATGGGAGGATTTTACCAATACTAACATTTTAAAAGCTGAGAAACAGAGGAACAATGCAATATTGCTCCGATCTCTGATTGACGGCATCTTGTCTGAGACGGCCAGTGACATGCGCAAGCAGTGCGACACAGTGAACTGTTCCCTGAGAAATCGCATACTAGAGACAAAGGATTCTAAAAATAAGCTGGAAGAGCATCTGGCTAAG gTAATGGATGAGATAAGCTCACAGGAGAAAAACATAGGAATCCTAAGGAAAGCCATAGCAGACAAAGAGGGCCCCATGAAAGTGGCACAAACACGTCTGGATACAAGAACCTTACGTCCCAATGTGGAGCTGTGCAGAGACCCTGTGCAATACAGGCTCATCAATGAAGTTCAAGAGATAACAACCAATGTAGAACG ACTACGTCAAACTCTGAGCCAGGCAGAGGCTGAACTGAAAGCTTTGAACCGTAATCAGCTTTCCCTAGAAGAAGAGATCCAAGTTAAAGAAAATTCCATTTACATTGATGAAGTGATATGTATGCAGATGAGAGAAGCCATTTCTATTAATGCTTTCTAG